One Glutamicibacter mishrai genomic window carries:
- a CDS encoding heat shock protein transcriptional repressor HspR produces the protein MNGEYLRPVFVISVAAQLADMHPQTLRQYDRIGLVSPSRQSGKQRRYSQRDVSLLRQVQALSKDGVSLEGIKRILDLQDQVAYLQTEVNDLRNELIAVRQGQSRIFAAGTSGGDVVSLARGMRPERREPTVTLFTARRAIGR, from the coding sequence GTGAACGGGGAGTACCTGCGACCTGTCTTCGTCATTTCCGTCGCCGCTCAACTGGCAGATATGCACCCGCAGACGCTACGCCAGTATGACCGGATCGGCCTGGTGTCGCCGAGCCGCCAATCGGGCAAGCAGCGCCGCTACTCGCAGCGCGATGTGTCCCTGCTCCGCCAAGTCCAGGCGTTGAGCAAGGATGGCGTCTCACTCGAAGGCATCAAGCGGATCCTTGATCTGCAAGATCAGGTTGCCTACCTGCAGACCGAGGTCAACGACCTGCGCAATGAACTCATCGCAGTGCGCCAAGGCCAATCCCGTATTTTTGCTGCCGGCACTTCCGGTGGCGATGTGGTGTCCCTGGCTCGCGGCATGCGTCCAGAACGACGCGAACCAACCGTCACGCTGTTCACCGCCCGCCGCGCTATCGGCCGCTAG
- a CDS encoding DnaJ C-terminal domain-containing protein produces the protein MASQDWIEKDFYAILGVAKDASEADIKKAYRKLARKYHPDTNQGDAAAEQKFKDISEAHSVLADKEQREQYDAIRAMGGGARFSAGGPGGAPGGQAGFEDIFSNLFGGGGGARGRGGQPDFSDLFGGGGFGGGAGGFGQSAPPRKGQDRTANTSISFAGSIKGTTIALREQNGEVIDVRIPAGIKDGQSVRVRGKGHPGAAGNGDLLVKVKVNEHPFFKREENNIRIHVPVTFDEAVLGAKIHVPTLDGETVAMKVPAGSNSGRTLRLKGRGVKTSKATGDLLIILDVVIPQNLSDAAKKAVEDFAAATEGEDPRVDLAAKAKL, from the coding sequence ATGGCAAGTCAGGACTGGATCGAAAAAGACTTCTACGCCATTCTGGGCGTCGCCAAGGACGCCAGCGAGGCGGACATCAAGAAGGCGTACCGCAAGCTTGCGCGCAAGTACCACCCGGACACCAACCAGGGTGATGCGGCAGCCGAACAGAAATTCAAGGACATCTCCGAAGCCCACTCGGTGCTGGCGGATAAAGAACAGCGCGAGCAGTATGACGCGATCCGTGCCATGGGCGGCGGAGCACGCTTCTCCGCCGGAGGACCTGGCGGGGCACCAGGCGGCCAAGCTGGATTCGAGGATATCTTCTCCAACCTCTTTGGCGGCGGGGGCGGAGCCCGCGGACGCGGCGGACAGCCGGACTTCTCCGACCTGTTCGGGGGCGGCGGATTCGGCGGCGGCGCAGGCGGCTTCGGCCAAAGCGCGCCACCGCGCAAGGGTCAGGACCGCACCGCGAACACCTCGATCTCCTTCGCGGGCTCCATCAAGGGAACCACCATCGCCTTGCGCGAGCAGAACGGCGAAGTCATTGACGTGCGCATCCCTGCGGGCATCAAGGACGGACAATCCGTTCGCGTGCGTGGCAAGGGGCACCCTGGTGCAGCTGGCAATGGCGACCTGCTGGTCAAGGTGAAGGTCAACGAGCATCCCTTCTTCAAGCGCGAAGAGAACAATATTCGCATCCACGTGCCAGTCACCTTTGACGAGGCCGTGCTGGGTGCAAAGATCCACGTACCCACCCTGGATGGCGAAACGGTAGCGATGAAGGTTCCCGCCGGATCGAATTCGGGCCGCACTCTGCGCCTGAAGGGCCGAGGCGTGAAAACCTCCAAGGCCACCGGCGATCTGCTGATCATCCTGGATGTGGTAATTCCGCAGAATCTCTCGGACGCCGCGAAGAAGGCCGTGGAGGACTTCGCCGCAGCAACCGAAGGCGAAGACCCACGCGTGGACTTGGCCGCCAAAGCCAAGCTCTGA